A region from the Dinoroseobacter shibae DFL 12 = DSM 16493 genome encodes:
- a CDS encoding double zinc ribbon domain-containing protein has product MFHGQLQTALRTVYPPSCITCRAPVASDFGLCGECLRQTPFIAGGICNTCGVPVAGLSETETDICEDCLNIPRPWSRGRAVMTYQDMGRTLVLQLKHSDRTDLARPAGAWLARAARPLVQGNTLVLPVPMHRTRLLRRTYNQAVLLARVAARHLERQMVPDLLTRTRRTPMQDQRSFEERFANLDGAVSVCGARARSAGIAGRHVLLIDDVMTSGATLAACAAACLEAGAEEVDIAVLARVHREEFVGRPRASPDAAP; this is encoded by the coding sequence GTGTTTCACGGGCAATTGCAAACCGCCTTGCGGACGGTCTATCCGCCAAGTTGCATCACGTGCCGCGCGCCGGTGGCCAGCGATTTCGGCCTTTGCGGCGAATGCCTGCGCCAGACACCCTTCATCGCCGGGGGGATTTGCAATACCTGCGGGGTGCCCGTTGCGGGGCTGTCCGAGACCGAAACCGACATCTGCGAAGACTGTCTGAACATTCCGCGCCCCTGGTCCCGGGGCCGCGCAGTGATGACCTACCAGGATATGGGCCGCACGCTCGTGCTGCAGCTCAAGCATAGCGACCGCACCGATCTCGCACGGCCCGCCGGGGCCTGGCTGGCCAGGGCGGCGCGGCCGCTCGTTCAGGGCAACACGCTGGTGCTGCCGGTGCCGATGCATCGCACGCGACTTCTGCGGCGCACCTATAACCAGGCGGTGCTGCTGGCGCGGGTCGCGGCCCGGCATCTCGAACGGCAGATGGTGCCAGACCTTCTGACCCGGACCCGGCGCACGCCGATGCAGGACCAGCGCAGCTTCGAGGAACGCTTTGCCAATCTCGACGGTGCGGTGTCGGTCTGCGGCGCCCGCGCGCGCAGTGCCGGGATCGCCGGGCGGCACGTGCTGCTGATCGACGACGTGATGACAAGTGGCGCGACCCTGGCGGCCTGTGCAGCCGCCTGTCTCGAGGCCGGCGCGGAGGAGGTGGACATCGCCGTTCTGGCCCGCGTCCACCGCGAGGAATTCGTCGGTCGCCCGCGCGCCTCCCCGGATGCTGCGCCCTGA
- the bchI gene encoding magnesium chelatase ATPase subunit I yields MTHPFPFSAIVGQSEMKQAMVLTAIDPSIGGVLVFGDRGTGKSTSVRALAALLPEIDVVAGCPCNSATPAAVPDWAEGVGTEIVSKPTPVIDLPLGATEDRVVGALDIERALTRGEKAFEPGLLARANRGYLYIDEVNLLEDHIVDLLLDVAVSGENVIEREGLSIRHPARFVLVGSGNPEEGELRPQLLDRFGLSVEVASPNNIDDRIEVIRRRDAYEMDYDAFMAHWQGEDASLRKRILEARKILRAIETPDATLRDCAELCVALGADGLRGELTLLKAARAVAAYSGAETVGREHLRTIAASALRHRLRRDPLDEAGSTTRVARVVDSVLA; encoded by the coding sequence ATGACCCATCCCTTCCCGTTCTCCGCCATCGTGGGCCAGTCCGAAATGAAACAGGCGATGGTGCTCACGGCCATCGACCCCTCCATCGGCGGGGTGCTGGTTTTCGGGGATCGCGGCACCGGCAAATCCACCTCCGTCCGCGCGCTCGCCGCCCTTCTGCCCGAGATCGACGTGGTCGCGGGCTGCCCCTGCAACTCCGCCACGCCTGCGGCCGTGCCGGACTGGGCCGAGGGCGTCGGCACCGAGATCGTCTCGAAACCCACCCCCGTGATCGACCTGCCCCTCGGTGCCACCGAAGACCGCGTGGTCGGCGCGCTCGACATCGAACGGGCGCTGACCCGGGGCGAGAAGGCGTTCGAGCCCGGCCTGCTGGCCCGCGCCAATCGCGGCTATCTCTATATCGACGAGGTCAACCTGCTGGAGGATCACATCGTCGACCTGCTGCTCGACGTGGCGGTCTCCGGCGAAAACGTGATCGAACGCGAAGGCCTGTCGATCCGCCACCCCGCGCGCTTCGTCCTCGTCGGCTCCGGCAACCCCGAGGAAGGCGAGCTGCGCCCGCAGTTGCTCGACCGGTTCGGGCTCAGTGTCGAGGTCGCCTCCCCCAACAACATCGATGACCGGATCGAGGTGATCCGCCGCCGCGACGCCTACGAGATGGATTACGACGCCTTCATGGCCCATTGGCAGGGGGAGGATGCCTCGCTCCGCAAGCGCATCCTCGAAGCGCGCAAGATCCTCCGCGCCATCGAAACCCCCGACGCCACCCTGCGCGACTGCGCCGAGCTCTGCGTGGCCCTCGGCGCCGACGGTCTGCGCGGGGAGTTGACGCTGCTGAAGGCCGCCCGCGCCGTGGCCGCCTATTCCGGGGCCGAAACCGTGGGGCGCGAGCACCTGCGCACCATCGCCGCCTCGGCCCTGCGCCACCGCCTGCGCCGCGACCCGCTGGACGAGGCCGGGTCCACCACCCGCGTCGCCCGCGTGGTCGACAGCGTCCTGGCCTGA
- a CDS encoding carbon-nitrogen hydrolase family protein codes for MRAALVQMTSGDDPEANLAQLQGLAAQAVAEGAGFVLSPEVSNCLSTSRTRQRAVLRREADDPMLAAMREFAARRGVWVLLGSLAVTTEDAEGRFANRSILIDAGGGIAARYDKIHMFDVAVSEAETYRESDGYRPGDRAVLADTPFGKIGMTVCYDLRFPHLFRDLARAGAEILTVPSAFSPVTGAAHWEPLLRARAIECGAWVLAPAQTGTHPATRGKARSTHGHSLAVDPWGRVLADGGTAPGVCFVDLDRTEIAAARRKIPSLTADAPYADPV; via the coding sequence ATGCGCGCCGCTCTGGTGCAGATGACTTCCGGCGACGATCCGGAGGCGAACCTGGCGCAACTGCAGGGGTTGGCGGCGCAGGCCGTGGCGGAGGGCGCGGGATTTGTCCTGAGCCCGGAGGTGAGTAATTGCCTGTCCACCAGCCGGACCCGGCAGCGTGCGGTGCTGCGGCGCGAAGCGGACGATCCGATGCTGGCGGCGATGCGGGAGTTCGCGGCGCGGCGGGGGGTTTGGGTGCTGCTCGGCTCGCTGGCGGTGACCACGGAGGATGCGGAGGGGCGGTTCGCCAACCGGTCGATCCTGATCGATGCCGGGGGCGGGATCGCGGCGCGGTATGACAAGATCCACATGTTCGACGTGGCCGTGTCGGAGGCCGAGACCTATCGCGAGAGCGACGGATACCGGCCCGGGGATCGTGCGGTGCTGGCCGACACGCCGTTTGGCAAGATCGGGATGACCGTGTGCTATGACCTGCGATTTCCGCATCTTTTCAGGGATCTGGCCCGAGCGGGGGCAGAGATCCTGACGGTGCCCTCGGCCTTCTCGCCGGTCACCGGGGCGGCCCATTGGGAGCCGCTGCTGCGGGCGCGCGCGATCGAATGCGGGGCCTGGGTTCTGGCGCCGGCCCAGACCGGCACGCACCCGGCGACCCGGGGCAAGGCGCGCAGCACTCATGGGCACAGCCTGGCCGTGGACCCCTGGGGGCGGGTGCTGGCCGATGGGGGGACCGCGCCGGGGGTGTGTTTCGTCGATCTGGACCGGACGGAAATTGCCGCAGCGCGGCGAAAAATACCTTCCCTCACGGCGGATGCCCCCTATGCTGACCCGGTATGA
- a CDS encoding MarR family winged helix-turn-helix transcriptional regulator, translating into MNTVNDALAISLLSELITTDQLARARLSKALPKGMELSHFSVLNHLANTSAERTPAQLARSFHVTKGAMTNTLGKLEAAGHVHIRPDWDDARRKLVAVSPAGRAARDAALQVITPIIAEMTSSLGAEKVRAVLPILRELRVRLEQDDTKP; encoded by the coding sequence ATGAACACGGTCAATGACGCCCTTGCGATTTCCCTTCTGTCGGAACTGATCACCACCGATCAGCTGGCCCGCGCGCGGCTGTCCAAGGCCCTGCCGAAGGGGATGGAGCTGAGCCATTTCTCGGTGCTGAACCATCTGGCGAACACCTCGGCCGAGCGGACCCCGGCACAGCTGGCGCGGAGTTTCCACGTCACCAAGGGGGCGATGACCAACACGCTGGGCAAGCTGGAGGCGGCGGGGCATGTGCATATCCGGCCCGACTGGGACGATGCGCGGCGCAAGCTGGTGGCGGTCAGCCCGGCGGGGCGGGCGGCGCGGGATGCGGCCTTGCAGGTGATCACGCCGATCATCGCCGAGATGACCTCCAGCCTGGGGGCGGAGAAGGTGCGCGCGGTCTTGCCGATCCTGCGGGAGTTGCGGGTGCGGCTGGAGCAGGACGACACCAAGCCCTAG
- a CDS encoding methyltransferase domain-containing protein — MSVPPRLADRAALEAHRARARKGAGPESFLHVEALHEVQERLDEVNRSFTKPAIVTGFPEFWADAVPEAVVVPDTEVLDLREGAHDLVIHAMALHWADDPVGQLVQARRALKPDGLFLAVAFAGETLRELRVALAEAETRQRGGLSPRVAPMGDLRDMGGLLQRAGFALPVADLSPRAVEYATPLHLMRELRAMGETNALAQRERRFLRRDVLARAVEIYAREFPGDNGRVRATFQFAFLTGWAPAASQPQPLKPGSASHRLAEALGSVEFDRDMNPVTDPTPRRDGDG, encoded by the coding sequence ATGAGCGTACCGCCCCGACTTGCAGATCGTGCCGCCCTGGAGGCGCACCGTGCCCGGGCCCGCAAGGGGGCGGGGCCCGAGTCGTTTCTGCATGTCGAAGCTCTTCATGAGGTTCAGGAAAGACTGGACGAGGTTAACAGGAGCTTTACCAAGCCCGCGATCGTGACCGGTTTTCCCGAATTCTGGGCAGATGCCGTACCGGAAGCCGTGGTCGTGCCCGACACGGAAGTTCTGGACCTGCGCGAAGGCGCCCATGACTTGGTGATCCACGCCATGGCGCTGCATTGGGCCGACGATCCGGTCGGCCAGCTGGTGCAGGCGCGCCGGGCGCTGAAACCTGACGGGCTGTTCCTGGCCGTGGCCTTTGCGGGCGAGACATTGCGCGAGCTGCGCGTGGCCCTGGCCGAAGCCGAGACCCGACAACGCGGCGGGCTCAGCCCGCGGGTGGCGCCGATGGGCGACCTGAGGGACATGGGCGGGCTTTTGCAGCGGGCGGGCTTTGCCCTGCCGGTGGCCGACCTGTCCCCGCGCGCGGTGGAATATGCCACGCCGCTGCACCTGATGCGGGAGCTGCGCGCCATGGGCGAGACCAATGCCCTGGCCCAGCGCGAGCGCCGGTTTCTGCGCCGCGACGTGCTGGCCCGGGCGGTGGAAATCTATGCCCGTGAATTTCCGGGGGACAATGGGCGCGTGCGCGCTACGTTCCAGTTTGCTTTTTTGACCGGATGGGCGCCTGCGGCGTCGCAACCGCAACCGCTAAAACCGGGCTCCGCGTCCCACAGGCTTGCCGAAGCCCTTGGATCCGTGGAATTCGACCGAGATATGAACCCAGTGACCGACCCGACCCCACGCAGGGACGGCGATGGCTGA
- a CDS encoding L,D-transpeptidase, whose product MSKDHRSPLSRRRFLAASGAASTLLASPALAQMTGTTELEQDVTQTVRRNVSSFRALDWRPYFSNTRNGAVLVDISSRALHFWSEDQTEYKLYPTSVPLTEDLTRTGRTSITKKVEGPSWRPTPAMRQRNPEWPEFIPPGPDNPMGTHAMHLTWTYYRIHGTHDTRKIGRRSSNGCIGLFNEDIAELYSKCKVGTQVLLI is encoded by the coding sequence ATGTCCAAGGACCATCGTTCTCCCTTGTCCCGCCGCCGGTTCCTGGCGGCAAGCGGTGCTGCGTCGACCCTGCTGGCAAGCCCGGCGCTTGCGCAGATGACCGGCACCACCGAGCTCGAGCAGGACGTCACCCAGACCGTGCGCCGCAACGTCTCCAGCTTCCGCGCGCTGGACTGGCGGCCCTATTTCTCGAACACCCGCAACGGCGCGGTTCTGGTCGATATCTCGTCCCGGGCGCTGCATTTCTGGTCCGAGGATCAGACCGAGTACAAGCTCTACCCGACCTCCGTGCCCCTGACCGAGGACCTGACCCGCACCGGGCGCACGAGCATCACCAAGAAGGTCGAAGGCCCCAGCTGGCGTCCGACCCCGGCGATGCGGCAGCGTAATCCGGAATGGCCCGAGTTCATCCCGCCCGGGCCCGATAACCCGATGGGCACCCATGCCATGCACCTGACCTGGACCTATTACCGGATCCACGGCACCCACGACACGCGCAAGATCGGGCGCCGCTCGTCGAATGGCTGCATCGGATTGTTCAACGAGGATATCGCGGAGCTGTATTCCAAGTGCAAGGTGGGCACCCAGGTCCTGTTGATCTGA
- the bchO gene encoding alpha/beta fold hydrolase BchO has translation MNWNLEKAHWPHAWASRFLRVSPHQWHVQVMGPDKGQAPTLLLLHGAGASLHSFADLMDRLAPRFRLVAVDLPGHGFTTKGSSMRSSLDAVAEDLTKLLVKQDLLPDAIIGHSAGAAVGLELTTRLPTPPRGLVALNGAFAEFDGVAGWLFPMLAKMLALNPFTALVFANTTTPRSVRQLIEATGSELTEAQLGLYFRLVRDRAHVSGALAMMSRWDLRPLNRKMPNIDTPALLLTGARDKAVAPQVSIDAARKLPNATTRTLPALGHLMHEERPDLIAAEIEGFLAGLDLHPARSQTSRSA, from the coding sequence ATGAACTGGAACCTGGAGAAGGCCCACTGGCCCCATGCCTGGGCCAGTCGCTTCCTGCGTGTCAGCCCGCACCAATGGCATGTGCAGGTGATGGGGCCAGACAAGGGCCAGGCGCCGACGCTGTTGCTGCTGCACGGGGCGGGGGCCTCGCTGCACTCCTTCGCCGACCTGATGGACCGGCTCGCGCCGCGCTTCCGGCTGGTGGCCGTCGACCTGCCCGGACACGGCTTCACCACCAAGGGCAGCTCCATGCGATCCAGCCTCGACGCGGTGGCGGAGGATCTGACCAAGCTGCTCGTGAAACAGGACCTTCTGCCAGACGCGATCATCGGCCATTCCGCCGGGGCCGCCGTTGGGCTGGAGCTGACGACGCGCCTGCCGACCCCGCCCCGGGGCCTCGTCGCCCTGAACGGCGCCTTCGCGGAATTCGACGGGGTCGCGGGCTGGCTCTTTCCGATGCTGGCCAAGATGCTGGCGCTGAACCCGTTCACCGCGCTGGTCTTCGCCAACACCACCACCCCGCGCAGCGTTCGCCAACTGATCGAGGCGACCGGCTCCGAGCTGACCGAGGCGCAACTCGGCCTCTACTTCCGGCTGGTGCGGGACCGCGCCCATGTCTCCGGCGCGCTGGCGATGATGTCCCGCTGGGACCTGCGCCCCCTCAACCGCAAGATGCCGAATATCGACACCCCCGCGCTGTTGCTGACCGGCGCGCGCGACAAAGCCGTGGCCCCCCAGGTCTCGATCGACGCCGCGCGCAAGCTGCCCAACGCCACGACCCGCACCCTGCCGGCCCTCGGCCACCTGATGCACGAGGAACGCCCCGACCTGATCGCGGCGGAAATCGAAGGGTTCCTGGCCGGTCTCGACCTGCATCCGGCACGATCGCAGACGTCCCGCTCCGCCTAG
- the grxC gene encoding glutaredoxin 3, which yields MQPVEIYTSPLCGYCHAAKKLLSQKGVSFAETDVWRAPQKKPEMIERAGGRTSVPQIFIGATHVGGCDELYALERAGKLDALLAG from the coding sequence ATGCAGCCCGTTGAAATCTATACCTCGCCGCTGTGCGGTTACTGCCATGCCGCCAAGAAGCTGCTGTCCCAGAAAGGCGTGAGCTTTGCCGAGACCGATGTCTGGCGCGCGCCGCAGAAGAAGCCCGAGATGATCGAACGGGCGGGCGGGCGCACGAGCGTGCCGCAGATCTTCATCGGCGCGACCCATGTGGGCGGCTGTGACGAGCTTTATGCGCTGGAGCGGGCGGGCAAGCTGGACGCGCTGCTGGCGGGCTGA
- a CDS encoding magnesium chelatase subunit D — MDPVERWAQAATAAALLAIDPEGLGGLWLRARSGPARDRLLAGLRGLLTAPRRMPPGIADAQLFGGVDLAATLSAGQLVRAPGLLGSGPVALIAPMAERMTPGLAARLAQTLDASQGHCLIALDEGAEPDERLAASLADRLALHIDLDGLALADCPPPAFDAEEIARARTYLPHVRLGPDAHAALTVAALRLGIDSLRAPLLAARAARALAALDGRDTADEDDLVTATELVLAPRATRFPEEDTDEAEPPQDAPEPPPETDAAPEDELDETDPPQRLPEEILLQAAKAVLPPDLLARLAAAKAPKTAKSGAGAGAAKKGNRRGRPLPSRPGRIDGQSRIDLVATLRAAAPWQTIRRKLTPDAPQKVLVRSEDIRLRRFEEKSDRLLIFAVDASGSAALARLAEAKGAVELMLAEAYARRDHVALIAFRGTGADLLLPPTRSLVQTKRRLAALPGGGGTPLAAGLRASLDLAALSKGRGLSPTIALLTDGRANIALDGTANRPAAAEDARAMARALRAQATPSIVIDMGNRPQAQLRDLAGDLAAPYIPMPRADSQRLSTAVTAALDS, encoded by the coding sequence ATGGACCCGGTCGAACGCTGGGCCCAGGCGGCCACCGCCGCCGCCCTGCTGGCCATCGACCCCGAGGGGCTCGGCGGGCTGTGGCTCCGCGCGCGCTCAGGCCCGGCGCGCGACCGGCTGCTCGCGGGCCTGCGCGGGCTGCTCACCGCCCCGCGCCGCATGCCCCCCGGCATCGCCGACGCGCAGCTTTTCGGCGGCGTGGACCTCGCCGCGACCCTGTCTGCGGGCCAACTCGTGCGCGCCCCCGGCCTGCTCGGCAGCGGCCCCGTCGCCCTGATCGCCCCCATGGCGGAACGGATGACGCCGGGCCTTGCCGCCCGCCTCGCCCAAACCCTCGATGCATCCCAGGGCCATTGCCTCATCGCCCTGGACGAAGGGGCCGAGCCCGACGAACGCCTCGCCGCCTCTCTCGCCGACAGGCTCGCGCTGCATATCGACCTCGACGGGCTGGCGCTGGCCGACTGCCCGCCCCCCGCCTTCGACGCGGAGGAGATCGCCCGCGCGCGCACCTACCTGCCCCATGTGCGCCTCGGCCCTGACGCCCATGCCGCCCTCACCGTCGCCGCCCTGCGCCTCGGCATCGACAGCCTGCGCGCCCCCCTGCTCGCGGCCCGCGCCGCCCGGGCGCTTGCCGCGCTCGATGGCCGCGACACCGCGGACGAGGACGACCTCGTGACCGCCACGGAACTGGTGCTCGCCCCCCGCGCGACCCGTTTCCCCGAGGAGGACACCGACGAGGCCGAGCCGCCCCAGGACGCCCCCGAACCCCCGCCCGAAACCGACGCCGCGCCCGAGGACGAACTGGACGAGACCGACCCGCCCCAGCGCCTGCCGGAAGAGATCCTGCTGCAGGCCGCCAAGGCCGTCCTGCCGCCGGACCTGCTGGCCAGGCTTGCCGCCGCGAAGGCCCCTAAGACCGCCAAATCCGGGGCCGGGGCCGGGGCCGCGAAGAAAGGCAACCGCCGGGGCCGCCCCCTGCCGTCCCGCCCGGGCCGGATCGACGGGCAGTCCCGCATCGACCTCGTCGCCACCCTGCGCGCCGCAGCACCCTGGCAGACCATCCGCCGCAAGCTGACCCCCGACGCCCCGCAAAAGGTGCTGGTCCGGTCCGAGGATATCCGCCTGCGCCGGTTCGAGGAAAAATCCGACCGCCTGCTGATCTTCGCCGTGGACGCCTCCGGCTCCGCTGCCCTTGCGCGCCTGGCCGAGGCCAAGGGCGCGGTCGAGCTGATGCTGGCGGAGGCTTACGCGCGCCGCGACCACGTCGCCCTCATCGCCTTCCGGGGCACCGGCGCGGACCTTCTGCTGCCGCCGACCCGGTCGCTGGTCCAGACCAAGCGCCGCCTCGCCGCGCTTCCCGGCGGGGGCGGCACACCGCTCGCCGCGGGCCTGCGCGCCTCGCTGGACCTCGCCGCACTCAGCAAGGGTCGCGGCCTCAGCCCCACCATCGCGCTCCTGACCGACGGGCGGGCCAATATCGCGCTCGACGGCACCGCCAACCGGCCTGCCGCCGCCGAGGACGCCCGCGCCATGGCCCGCGCCCTGCGCGCCCAGGCGACACCCTCAATCGTCATCGACATGGGCAACCGGCCCCAGGCGCAGCTGCGCGATCTCGCGGGCGATCTGGCCGCCCCCTACATCCCCATGCCCCGCGCCGACAGCCAGCGTCTCTCCACCGCGGTGACTGCGGCGCTCGACTCATGA
- a CDS encoding CAP domain-containing protein has product MFRVLLSLVLLALAACSPPPPTLGADGKPLPQVYNIRAADTGRIQFAMLDSVNVLRQAAGLPQLALNAELTAAAATHARDMAVQNRPWHFGSDGSSPLERAARAGYPGQFRGELISETFETELETLAAWMAEPATRDVILDPAARDMGFAWYQEPSGKLWWTLVLGGAGPRIVPNA; this is encoded by the coding sequence ATGTTTCGCGTTCTTTTGAGCCTTGTGCTGCTTGCGCTGGCCGCTTGTTCACCGCCGCCGCCCACTTTGGGCGCAGACGGCAAACCCCTGCCGCAGGTCTACAACATCCGCGCCGCAGACACCGGGCGCATCCAGTTCGCCATGCTTGATTCGGTCAACGTGCTGCGCCAGGCGGCGGGTTTGCCGCAGCTGGCCCTGAACGCGGAGCTGACCGCCGCCGCGGCGACCCATGCGCGCGACATGGCCGTGCAGAACCGGCCTTGGCATTTCGGTTCGGACGGATCCTCGCCCCTGGAGCGGGCCGCCCGTGCCGGCTATCCGGGCCAGTTTCGCGGGGAGTTGATCTCGGAAACCTTCGAGACCGAGCTGGAAACCCTGGCCGCGTGGATGGCAGAGCCCGCCACCCGCGACGTGATCCTGGACCCGGCCGCCCGCGACATGGGGTTTGCCTGGTACCAGGAACCCAGCGGCAAACTGTGGTGGACGCTGGTTCTGGGTGGCGCCGGGCCACGGATCGTCCCCAACGCCTGA
- the crtA gene encoding spheroidene monooxygenase, which produces MSPIQTVSLSLFRFDSALDRLWALAQMGAARFSLPRTPDIGFWKLCGSGSGEGFTPVPNTSVYAILATWPDAATARARTREAPVWARYRARAAEDWTIFLAPTSVRGAWSGQTPFEVTAPATPGPLAALTRATVKPSRALKFWKHEPAISDMIGRDPNVIFKIGIGEVPLMQQVTFSIWPDATSMCAFARKGGPHAEAIRAVRDGGLFAEELYARFTVLGDHGSWEGRRPLASLTAPTPTDTPAEEYA; this is translated from the coding sequence GTGAGTCCGATTCAGACCGTCAGTCTCAGCCTCTTTCGCTTCGACAGCGCACTTGACCGCCTCTGGGCGCTCGCCCAGATGGGCGCGGCCCGGTTCAGCTTGCCCAGAACACCCGATATCGGGTTCTGGAAGCTCTGCGGCTCCGGCTCGGGCGAAGGCTTCACACCCGTTCCCAACACCTCCGTCTACGCCATCCTCGCGACCTGGCCCGACGCGGCCACCGCCCGGGCCCGTACTCGCGAGGCCCCGGTCTGGGCGCGCTACCGCGCCCGCGCGGCCGAGGACTGGACGATATTCCTCGCCCCCACCTCCGTGCGCGGCGCGTGGTCGGGCCAGACCCCGTTCGAGGTGACCGCCCCCGCGACCCCGGGCCCCCTGGCCGCGCTCACACGCGCCACGGTCAAACCCAGCCGGGCACTGAAATTCTGGAAACACGAGCCCGCGATCAGCGACATGATCGGGCGCGACCCCAATGTCATCTTCAAGATCGGCATCGGCGAGGTCCCCCTGATGCAGCAGGTCACCTTCTCGATCTGGCCCGATGCCACCAGCATGTGCGCCTTCGCCCGCAAGGGCGGCCCCCATGCCGAGGCGATCCGCGCCGTCCGCGACGGCGGCCTCTTCGCCGAAGAGCTCTATGCCCGCTTCACCGTCCTGGGCGATCACGGCTCGTGGGAGGGGCGCCGCCCTCTCGCCAGCCTTACCGCCCCCACGCCCACCGATACGCCCGCCGAGGAATACGCATGA
- the hemH gene encoding ferrochelatase, producing MADRGTEPMNMMSKTTSSHLPGDHPPVNFGKVGVLLANLGTPDNYDYWSMRRYLNEFLSDKRVIDYSPWIWQPLLQLVILTKRPFSSGAAYKSIWNEEAGESPLMTITKDQTAKMKAAMQARFGDDVVVDFCMRYGNPSTKSKVEELQKQGCQKILFFPLYPQYAGATSATACDQFFRSLEHIKWQPIVRTVEPYFEHPMYIEALAQSVERAYADMETRPDVLVASYHGVPKRYLMEGDPYHCQCQKTSRLLKERLGWPEGEIVTTFQSRFGPEEWLKPYTVEEVARLAETGKKKIAVIAPAFSADCIETLEEINEEIKESFEEAGGEEFTYIPCLNDDDAHIAALAKVVEENLAGWIAPKG from the coding sequence ATGGCTGACAGAGGCACAGAACCGATGAACATGATGTCCAAGACGACCTCGTCCCACCTGCCCGGTGATCACCCGCCGGTCAATTTCGGCAAGGTCGGCGTACTGCTGGCCAATCTCGGGACGCCGGACAATTATGACTATTGGTCGATGCGGCGGTATCTGAATGAATTCCTGTCCGACAAGCGGGTGATCGATTACAGCCCCTGGATCTGGCAACCGCTGTTGCAGCTGGTGATCCTGACCAAGCGGCCCTTCAGCTCGGGTGCGGCCTACAAGTCGATCTGGAACGAAGAGGCGGGGGAGAGCCCGCTGATGACCATCACCAAGGATCAGACCGCCAAGATGAAGGCGGCGATGCAGGCTCGGTTCGGCGATGACGTGGTGGTGGATTTCTGCATGCGCTACGGCAATCCGTCCACCAAGTCGAAGGTGGAGGAATTGCAGAAGCAGGGCTGCCAGAAGATCCTGTTCTTCCCGCTCTATCCGCAATATGCGGGCGCGACCTCGGCCACGGCCTGCGACCAGTTCTTCCGGTCGCTGGAGCATATCAAGTGGCAGCCGATCGTGCGCACGGTGGAGCCGTATTTCGAGCATCCGATGTATATCGAGGCGCTGGCCCAGTCCGTGGAGCGCGCCTATGCGGACATGGAAACCCGCCCCGACGTGCTGGTCGCGTCCTATCACGGGGTGCCGAAGCGGTACCTGATGGAGGGTGACCCGTACCACTGCCAGTGTCAGAAGACCTCGCGCCTGCTCAAGGAACGGCTGGGCTGGCCGGAGGGCGAGATCGTGACCACCTTCCAGAGCCGGTTCGGCCCGGAGGAATGGCTCAAGCCCTACACGGTCGAAGAGGTCGCGCGCCTGGCCGAGACCGGCAAGAAGAAGATCGCGGTGATCGCGCCGGCATTTTCCGCCGACTGCATCGAAACGCTCGAAGAGATCAACGAAGAGATCAAGGAGAGCTTCGAGGAGGCGGGCGGCGAAGAGTTCACCTATATCCCCTGCCTGAATGACGACGACGCCCATATCGCGGCGCTGGCCAAGGTCGTGGAAGAAAACCTTGCGGGCTGGATCGCGCCGAAGGGCTGA